The following coding sequences lie in one bacterium genomic window:
- a CDS encoding tetratricopeptide repeat protein, producing the protein MKRVSSKSLTRAFLLAFLIVLGSGCAYYNTFYNVKQDFRAAERQTKRSAQGAVQESQGGQPNRPGQPQQGNVPVQQYQQVIQSCGKLLEFYPKSRWVDDALMVMGVSYYRLQEFSRAERKFTELVTIFPKSKHVESATIWRAKALVAQNMLEEAERVLRREESTLTSPDAKAGASRTLAEIYDARGNPEEAAKYLEQISKISYSRDDKATDNLRLGRSYLAMGEKERARNALLRCLELTRSTEEAFQSRKLLALIASEEGNYPQAVSYLLPLRTDRRFLDRSGEVEVELARVEARCGDPTLALRMLENFGVTSSPGNSKAQAYYLQGEVARDKLGDFQLAKAKFDSVTTAGGLRELQDSARQAARRLESGLTALNQIPILTDSLAYYKDNQPALEMETDQGVVREDTVRIERQQDLLVDSDSFGEDSSQKVLQDTANVSTLDTARAVALTPAELIADSIMRALFQRDSLRKREEAARDSLQPAEDEDVRIGEGEVQATPQSGPNNVDLYWMRRRGVSRRLVTAHLEAASFFETVARNADSSYRHLEAAAAVPDSSIEHWRAVLQYAFVLQKSQVDSARLRGESLLREVSESEEVPIDLRNIARAKLNLPNFPVEESEQAKALRNAEAMLLGGADAVEVIAAYRQTLSFDSASLEGSRALHAIAYLQEYKLGDFESARKTHQAIVDVFPDSSFTEMSRKRLAEPDSNSIFLVPEEELQVSFQPVFDLLTSESDSTGWPPDIGTLRGRRFK; encoded by the coding sequence ATGAAGAGAGTCTCTTCGAAATCCTTGACGCGTGCTTTCCTTCTCGCTTTCCTGATTGTTTTAGGCTCTGGATGCGCGTACTACAACACCTTTTATAACGTTAAGCAGGATTTTCGTGCTGCGGAGCGGCAGACAAAGCGTAGCGCACAAGGTGCTGTGCAAGAGTCTCAGGGCGGACAACCGAACCGTCCCGGTCAACCGCAGCAAGGAAATGTTCCTGTGCAGCAATATCAGCAGGTTATACAGTCCTGTGGCAAGCTCCTGGAGTTTTATCCGAAGAGCCGCTGGGTAGACGATGCGCTGATGGTAATGGGTGTATCCTATTACCGCCTTCAAGAGTTTTCCCGTGCGGAACGGAAGTTCACAGAACTTGTGACGATTTTCCCTAAGAGCAAGCATGTTGAGTCTGCCACGATATGGCGCGCAAAAGCACTCGTCGCACAAAATATGCTCGAAGAGGCTGAACGTGTCTTAAGGCGTGAAGAGAGCACACTAACTTCACCGGATGCAAAGGCCGGTGCAAGCAGGACTTTGGCCGAAATCTATGATGCGAGAGGGAATCCGGAGGAGGCGGCCAAGTACTTGGAACAAATCAGCAAGATCTCATATAGTAGAGATGATAAGGCGACTGACAACTTACGGCTCGGTCGATCGTACCTCGCAATGGGCGAAAAGGAAAGGGCGCGAAATGCGCTTCTTCGCTGTCTTGAACTAACTCGGTCTACTGAAGAAGCTTTTCAATCTCGCAAACTCCTCGCTCTCATTGCATCCGAGGAAGGTAATTATCCGCAGGCCGTAAGCTATCTGCTTCCCCTGCGAACCGACCGCAGATTCCTCGACCGCTCCGGCGAGGTTGAGGTGGAGCTTGCGCGAGTGGAAGCGAGGTGTGGCGACCCGACGCTCGCACTGCGAATGCTTGAGAATTTCGGGGTCACGAGCTCGCCCGGAAACAGCAAAGCGCAAGCGTACTATCTGCAAGGAGAAGTCGCTCGCGATAAACTTGGTGACTTTCAATTAGCGAAGGCAAAGTTCGATAGCGTCACGACCGCGGGAGGCTTACGAGAACTCCAAGATTCTGCGCGGCAAGCTGCAAGAAGGCTTGAGTCCGGTCTCACGGCTTTGAACCAGATTCCTATCTTGACAGATAGTCTGGCATATTACAAGGACAATCAACCAGCATTGGAAATGGAGACTGACCAAGGAGTTGTCAGAGAGGATACTGTTCGCATTGAACGTCAGCAAGACCTTTTAGTAGATTCTGATTCTTTCGGGGAAGATAGTTCTCAAAAGGTTCTTCAGGACACGGCTAACGTCAGCACGTTGGATACGGCTCGCGCCGTCGCACTCACTCCGGCCGAGCTGATTGCGGACTCAATAATGCGTGCGCTCTTCCAAAGAGACTCCCTCAGAAAGAGAGAAGAGGCGGCCCGCGACTCTCTTCAGCCTGCAGAAGATGAGGATGTGCGCATCGGCGAAGGCGAAGTGCAAGCAACTCCTCAATCTGGACCCAATAACGTCGACCTTTATTGGATGAGAAGGCGCGGTGTCAGCAGACGTCTTGTTACGGCACATTTGGAAGCTGCGTCGTTCTTCGAGACCGTAGCAAGGAATGCTGACAGCTCTTACCGTCATCTTGAAGCAGCGGCAGCGGTACCTGATTCGTCAATTGAACATTGGCGGGCGGTTCTTCAATATGCCTTTGTACTTCAGAAATCGCAAGTGGACTCAGCTCGACTTAGAGGCGAATCGCTCCTCAGAGAAGTTTCAGAGAGTGAAGAAGTACCTATCGATCTCCGAAACATCGCACGAGCCAAACTGAACCTGCCTAACTTTCCGGTTGAGGAGTCCGAGCAAGCAAAAGCGCTTCGAAATGCCGAGGCGATGTTATTGGGCGGTGCGGATGCGGTAGAGGTTATCGCGGCATACCGTCAGACCTTGTCGTTTGACAGTGCAAGTTTGGAAGGCTCGAGGGCCTTGCATGCGATTGCGTACCTGCAGGAGTACAAGCTTGGCGACTTTGAATCGGCGAGGAAGACTCATCAGGCAATCGTTGATGTATTTCCGGACTCCTCGTTTACAGAGATGTCCAGAAAGAGGTTGGCAGAACCGGACAGCAATTCGATATTTCTGGTTCCAGAAGAAGAGCTGCAGGTGAGTTTTCAGCCGGTGTTCGATCTGCTTACTTCAGAGTCTGATTCGACAGGCTGGCCTCCTGATATCGGGACACTACGCGGGCGGCGTTTCAAATAG
- a CDS encoding ubiquinone/menaquinone biosynthesis methyltransferase: MFDRISGTYDRLNRVFSLGVDRWWRRASVKSLELVPHMRILDCSAGTGDMSFEAHRQCPGVHTTLYDPASSMLELAKTKALRRGIALVDLVCGAAEEIKYPDASFDRFMVAFGIRNFRDLGKGLSELNRVLKPGGKGVILEFTPDRSVFIDKVFKAYMWWVMRPLGGAVSNDREAYRYLAETIQQFPSSKRLHEKYLEAGFRRVDARQFSFGIATSFLLTK, encoded by the coding sequence ATGTTTGATCGAATCTCCGGTACCTATGATCGTTTGAACAGAGTATTCTCATTAGGTGTTGACCGCTGGTGGCGTCGTGCTTCAGTTAAGTCACTCGAATTGGTCCCGCACATGCGGATTCTTGATTGCAGTGCTGGCACCGGGGACATGTCATTTGAAGCACACCGGCAATGTCCTGGAGTTCATACCACATTGTATGACCCCGCCTCCAGCATGCTTGAGTTGGCTAAGACCAAGGCATTGCGACGAGGAATTGCGCTGGTTGATCTGGTATGTGGAGCAGCAGAAGAGATCAAATACCCTGATGCGAGCTTTGATCGATTCATGGTGGCTTTTGGTATCAGAAACTTCCGTGATCTGGGGAAAGGTCTTTCCGAGCTAAATCGAGTGCTTAAACCTGGCGGAAAGGGTGTGATCCTTGAGTTTACGCCAGATCGCTCTGTGTTCATCGACAAGGTGTTTAAGGCTTACATGTGGTGGGTTATGCGGCCACTTGGAGGCGCAGTGTCGAACGACCGAGAAGCCTATCGCTACCTTGCTGAGACAATTCAGCAATTTCCAAGTTCAAAACGCCTTCACGAGAAGTATTTAGAAGCGGGTTTTCGACGCGTCGACGCCAGACAGTTTTCCTTTGGCATTGCCACAAGCTTCCTTCTGACCAAATAG
- a CDS encoding YraN family protein produces MTARKRGLAGEDIACQYLEKNGLKVLDRNWTRKNGEIDIVCKDGNVIVFVEVKSASRVSEFLPANRVNKQKQERIKQLARTYLRICRLDNPRRFDIVTVVWKGELPCVSHYRNAFH; encoded by the coding sequence ATGACGGCTCGTAAGCGCGGGCTTGCCGGTGAAGATATCGCTTGCCAGTATTTGGAGAAGAATGGACTCAAAGTGCTTGATCGAAATTGGACTCGTAAGAATGGAGAGATCGACATTGTGTGCAAGGACGGCAATGTCATCGTATTTGTAGAGGTGAAGTCAGCTAGTCGCGTGTCGGAGTTTCTTCCCGCAAACAGGGTGAACAAACAAAAGCAAGAACGAATCAAGCAACTAGCGCGCACCTATCTACGAATATGCCGCTTGGATAATCCTCGCAGGTTTGACATAGTAACAGTAGTATGGAAAGGTGAACTACCATGTGTTTCGCACTATAGGAATGCGTTTCATTAG
- a CDS encoding NAD-dependent deacylase translates to MAGKRNIAVLTGAGISAESGLGTFRGKEGIWNKMRPEELASMEGFMANPELVWEWYNYRRSVLAEAKPNPAHHALAKWESACPKFTLITQNVDGLHQMAGSKSVLELHGSIKINRCLSCAQESGDEPVRYEGKIPCCSCGGKLRPGVVWFGEMLPEAVLTHAFRASTECDLFIAVGTSAVVYPAASLPEMAFESGALTIEVNLEHTPFTESAHFHLSAQAGLAVPALYHAWSHCNMTASNDI, encoded by the coding sequence TTGGCCGGAAAACGGAATATTGCCGTTCTGACAGGCGCGGGGATTTCAGCAGAGTCGGGTTTGGGGACATTTCGAGGAAAGGAAGGCATCTGGAACAAGATGCGACCGGAGGAGTTGGCCAGTATGGAGGGCTTTATGGCGAACCCCGAGCTCGTGTGGGAGTGGTACAACTACAGGCGCAGCGTTCTGGCTGAAGCCAAGCCAAATCCGGCGCATCATGCTCTGGCAAAGTGGGAGTCAGCGTGCCCTAAGTTCACTCTAATTACGCAGAACGTTGATGGGTTGCATCAAATGGCAGGGAGTAAGAGTGTTCTTGAGCTCCATGGAAGCATCAAAATTAATCGCTGCCTTAGCTGTGCGCAGGAGTCCGGCGATGAACCTGTCCGATATGAGGGCAAGATTCCGTGCTGCTCTTGTGGAGGAAAACTCAGACCCGGGGTAGTGTGGTTTGGAGAAATGCTGCCAGAGGCCGTGCTAACTCATGCATTTCGAGCCAGCACAGAGTGTGACTTGTTCATTGCTGTTGGTACTTCAGCCGTGGTCTATCCCGCCGCCTCACTGCCTGAAATGGCTTTCGAGAGCGGTGCACTAACGATCGAAGTTAATCTCGAACATACCCCGTTTACCGAATCAGCACATTTCCACCTTTCAGCACAAGCGGGTCTTGCCGTACCTGCCTTGTATCATGCCTGGTCACATTGTAACATGACTGCATCGAACGACATATGA
- the rpsT gene encoding 30S ribosomal protein S20 → MPQHKSCEKRMRTAAKANERNRRDRSRGRTAEKRVLLTNDKVNANEQLKNAYEVLDRLTSKGILHRRTAARRKARLARHANSLNS, encoded by the coding sequence ATGCCACAACACAAGTCATGCGAAAAGCGGATGCGAACAGCCGCAAAGGCCAATGAGCGAAACCGCAGGGATCGCTCCCGAGGCCGTACGGCTGAAAAGCGTGTTTTACTGACCAACGACAAAGTCAACGCGAATGAACAGCTCAAGAATGCCTATGAGGTTCTGGATCGTTTGACGTCCAAAGGGATTCTTCACCGTCGAACTGCAGCACGCCGCAAGGCTCGCCTTGCGCGTCACGCTAATTCGTTGAATTCCTGA
- the guaB gene encoding IMP dehydrogenase — protein sequence MQFGRIVGIGLTYDDVLLIPAESTVLPSEVDVSTQFSRNIRLRIPLVSAAMDTVSEAELCIALARQGGIGVIHKNMPPEDQAVEVDRVKRSESAVIFEPYTLPPTATLADAHALQRAKGVSGIPIVSADKTLEGIITDRDMRFETDLTMPVTKLMTPRERLVTAPVKTDLGTAEQVLQKHRIEKLLLLNESGKLAGLVTVKDIQKRSQFPNACKDGEGRLRVAAAVGIGSDAQVRAELLVKAGVDALVVDSAHGHSRNVLSTVEKLRGQFPTVDIVAGNIVTGEGAKALVSAGADAVKVGVGPGSICTTRVVAGVGVPQVTAVMWVVGAVLEEGIPVIADGGIRYSGDIAKALAAGASSVMIGSLFAGTEESPGETVLVEGRSYKLFRGMGSIGAMKKGSADRYFQAASQASGKFVPEGIEGKVPYKGKLADTVFQLVGGIRASMGYCGVSTIAEMQSKPRFIEATSAGYLESHPHDVSIVQEAPNYSRPK from the coding sequence ATGCAGTTTGGCCGCATCGTTGGTATCGGCCTGACCTATGACGACGTTCTGCTCATCCCTGCTGAATCTACGGTGCTTCCTTCAGAAGTTGATGTAAGCACTCAGTTTAGCAGGAATATTCGTTTGAGAATTCCTCTGGTTTCAGCTGCGATGGATACGGTTTCGGAAGCCGAGCTTTGTATTGCACTGGCCCGCCAGGGTGGAATTGGCGTGATCCATAAGAACATGCCTCCGGAAGATCAGGCGGTGGAAGTGGACCGCGTGAAACGAAGTGAATCGGCCGTGATTTTTGAACCGTACACGCTACCTCCTACTGCGACGCTGGCGGATGCCCATGCGTTACAGCGCGCCAAAGGTGTCAGTGGTATTCCAATTGTAAGCGCCGACAAGACTCTGGAGGGCATCATTACCGACCGAGACATGCGATTCGAAACTGATTTGACCATGCCTGTGACAAAGTTGATGACTCCGCGGGAAAGACTGGTCACAGCCCCCGTAAAAACGGATCTTGGTACTGCGGAGCAGGTTCTTCAGAAGCACCGAATTGAGAAACTGTTATTGCTGAACGAATCCGGAAAACTCGCAGGCTTAGTTACTGTCAAGGATATTCAGAAGCGAAGTCAGTTTCCCAATGCTTGCAAGGATGGGGAGGGGCGGTTGCGAGTTGCGGCGGCAGTGGGTATCGGCAGCGATGCTCAGGTCCGGGCAGAGCTGCTTGTCAAGGCTGGTGTAGATGCTCTCGTCGTTGACTCGGCGCATGGTCACTCCCGGAACGTCTTGAGCACGGTTGAGAAGCTTCGTGGCCAGTTTCCGACAGTGGACATAGTAGCGGGAAACATCGTTACAGGGGAGGGGGCAAAAGCGCTCGTCTCCGCCGGGGCTGACGCGGTCAAAGTAGGCGTGGGTCCCGGTTCAATTTGCACCACACGGGTGGTTGCAGGGGTAGGCGTGCCGCAGGTTACGGCTGTGATGTGGGTTGTAGGAGCCGTGCTGGAGGAGGGGATACCTGTGATTGCTGATGGGGGTATCAGATACTCGGGAGACATTGCAAAGGCGCTGGCAGCAGGGGCCTCTTCGGTGATGATTGGGAGCCTATTTGCTGGAACTGAAGAAAGCCCTGGTGAAACAGTCCTCGTGGAAGGACGTAGCTACAAGCTGTTCAGGGGGATGGGTTCGATTGGAGCGATGAAAAAGGGATCAGCAGACCGCTATTTCCAAGCTGCATCCCAAGCGAGCGGCAAGTTTGTGCCTGAGGGGATTGAAGGCAAAGTTCCGTACAAAGGCAAGTTAGCCGATACGGTCTTTCAGTTGGTAGGCGGAATCAGGGCTTCGATGGGATATTGCGGGGTCAGCACAATTGCTGAAATGCAGTCTAAACCAAGGTTTATCGAGGCGACGTCAGCGGGCTATCTCGAGAGTCATCCGCACGATGTTTCGATCGTGCAAGAGGCCCCGAATTACTCGAGGCCCAAGTAA
- a CDS encoding M20/M25/M40 family metallo-hydrolase produces the protein MIDLFFSLVQIDSPSKKEVDVALFIEKLLAGTGAKVWQDDAGEKIGGNCGNLHIRIPARKSGSGAVLFSAHMDTVMPGLGIKPRLDGNVIRSDGTTVLGADDKAGVTAILEMLQCIHESEMPHGPIEVIFDVAEEIGLMGANVVDLSQVEAKFAIVLDGEEMDQIIYKSPSANRMLYEIEGIAAHAGMRPENGISAIEVFAEAVSNMKLGRLDEETTANIGTVESGRATNIVADHLTARAEVRSHSVEKLEAQTKAMSEAFNRAVAKFERMIDGQLRRAVFKESIKREFKAMHVPTDSIPFQIVSEAGHTLGLDMKPLAIGGGTNANVYNEKGLPAVVIGCGMKEEHTTSEHVLVDDLVKAAQLCLAILQKNHERSLS, from the coding sequence ATGATCGATCTGTTTTTCAGCCTTGTTCAGATCGATAGCCCTTCCAAGAAGGAAGTAGATGTCGCTCTTTTCATCGAAAAGCTGCTCGCTGGTACAGGTGCGAAAGTGTGGCAGGATGATGCGGGCGAGAAGATTGGTGGAAATTGTGGTAACCTGCATATTCGGATCCCTGCGCGCAAGTCCGGTTCCGGTGCGGTGCTGTTCTCCGCACATATGGACACCGTGATGCCGGGACTGGGGATCAAGCCTCGCCTTGACGGCAATGTAATCCGCTCAGACGGTACGACGGTCCTTGGGGCCGATGACAAAGCTGGTGTTACAGCGATTCTTGAAATGCTTCAGTGTATTCATGAGTCGGAAATGCCGCATGGTCCCATTGAAGTAATTTTTGATGTTGCGGAGGAAATTGGTCTGATGGGGGCAAATGTTGTCGATCTTTCTCAAGTTGAGGCGAAGTTTGCTATCGTGCTCGACGGGGAGGAAATGGACCAGATCATTTACAAGTCGCCCAGCGCGAACCGCATGCTCTATGAGATCGAGGGAATTGCCGCACATGCCGGAATGCGTCCGGAGAATGGGATATCCGCGATAGAAGTGTTTGCAGAGGCAGTTTCAAACATGAAACTTGGCCGCTTGGACGAGGAGACAACGGCGAACATTGGGACAGTTGAATCTGGGCGAGCTACGAATATTGTCGCAGACCACTTAACAGCTCGCGCAGAGGTTCGCAGCCATTCAGTGGAGAAGCTCGAAGCGCAAACTAAGGCGATGAGTGAGGCTTTCAACAGAGCAGTCGCAAAGTTCGAGCGCATGATTGACGGCCAGCTAAGGCGTGCGGTGTTCAAGGAGTCGATAAAGCGTGAGTTCAAAGCAATGCACGTACCTACCGACTCAATACCGTTTCAGATCGTGTCCGAAGCAGGCCATACATTGGGGTTGGACATGAAGCCGCTGGCAATTGGGGGTGGGACGAATGCAAATGTGTACAACGAGAAAGGCTTGCCTGCTGTTGTCATCGGATGCGGTATGAAGGAAGAACATACAACAAGTGAGCACGTGCTGGTTGATGACTTGGTGAAAGCTGCACAGCTGTGCCTTGCCATCTTACAGAAAAATCATGAGCGAAGTCTATCTTAG
- a CDS encoding ribonuclease HII: MSKHSQELNATIPERFECALQKDGIQMICGCDEAGRGPLAGPVVGAVVLFKDCDTLWRCRDSKSISSMVRERLAEEIRTSLVCAFAAVSAEEIDRTDIRIASLLAMKSAIEGIGVEPHAVFVDGRDKIPGVENCHAIIKGDVRVATISAASIIAKVERDRTMREYHLLYPQYGFDRNMGYPTAEHRRALKLHGPCPIHRKSFHGVLELVV; encoded by the coding sequence ATGTCCAAACATAGCCAAGAGCTGAACGCGACGATTCCCGAACGGTTCGAATGCGCCTTGCAGAAAGACGGAATTCAGATGATCTGCGGATGTGATGAAGCCGGCCGCGGCCCTTTGGCCGGACCGGTGGTTGGCGCGGTAGTGCTTTTCAAGGATTGCGACACACTCTGGCGGTGCCGTGATTCAAAGAGTATCTCGTCGATGGTTCGGGAGAGACTTGCCGAAGAGATTCGTACGTCATTGGTGTGCGCGTTTGCAGCGGTATCGGCGGAGGAGATCGATCGTACAGACATCAGAATTGCCTCGTTGCTTGCCATGAAGTCAGCGATCGAGGGCATCGGAGTTGAGCCGCATGCTGTTTTCGTAGATGGCAGAGACAAGATACCTGGCGTAGAGAATTGCCATGCAATCATTAAAGGTGACGTTCGGGTTGCAACGATTTCCGCCGCATCAATTATCGCTAAAGTTGAGAGGGATCGCACAATGCGGGAGTATCATCTGCTGTACCCGCAATACGGATTCGACCGAAACATGGGCTATCCGACTGCTGAGCATCGCCGAGCGCTGAAGCTGCACGGGCCTTGTCCCATCCACCGCAAGAGTTTTCACGGTGTTCTGGAATTGGTGGTTTAG
- a CDS encoding ComEC/Rec2 family competence protein, which produces MQARQAIRLADIPALSFAVASLVGVVGSLFIPLSKDTGFAIALILATVALVCLAFPQVSKLGGLIGYVAIATLVLARGESHIARHDRAWLAQINSDTVIANCRGVVLWREGGRESARSEKFRLGGVRLEIGDSVLESASLQVRLSLPLSDATAINIGDVVACKVRIVPIHLGQGRSVREVTWSLRDRLWADARVADRSTLIVIKGSRGISYYVERTRAAILSVFSRSLSADASAVAGALLLGSRDAFSPGFRLNLQTTGLAHLFALSGLNTGLLVSLCWLALATFQVPRNARYAVLILLLVAYTLLGLGVPSLFRSALMAFLFIVGRMLTRASHPANLLLFAFAIELFFWPLHLLDAGFILSYLSMSGILAAYVGLSKPVQSLLDAGTVNMSRRISEILTGTLGAQLSTAPVVALLFGRAPALAVLANIVSIPLFSLLIVLILLFLAASTIAEVAAYPFAQVIDLIAKGFAVGTSAVASLPMASITSGNGWSILTIGVLTQAIGIAQLWRGRVKQGLMLSLVCLNAIVWSSFIDQDTKGEVAWIGSGRCSACFVRLGESCGLIGFGAAWDAERTAYAVHERLLQSGYKSLDFAVALNRSSEHIGGAPEVLSLLRPALVLDYSSERRTDASNIFDAAIRLHTIRVIEPEVGEEFDFDGTTFATLMRSYEETRESAAFLFALSDDVVVGYTHQIPGTEGDLREWTMNRSRVLDIDFSDCEISSRSLHESASDRKPNKGRDHWILNEGGWRREESLGEMLVKLWSIPEPINVQT; this is translated from the coding sequence GTGCAAGCCAGACAGGCCATTCGTCTCGCGGATATTCCTGCTCTGTCCTTCGCGGTCGCTTCACTTGTTGGTGTCGTAGGATCGCTGTTCATCCCTCTTTCAAAGGACACGGGTTTCGCGATTGCTCTGATACTTGCAACTGTGGCACTGGTTTGTCTTGCGTTCCCGCAGGTTAGCAAGCTCGGCGGTTTGATTGGGTACGTTGCCATCGCAACTCTGGTCCTTGCGCGTGGTGAATCACACATAGCAAGGCATGACCGTGCATGGCTCGCACAGATAAACTCTGACACCGTGATAGCAAATTGTCGCGGTGTTGTTTTGTGGAGAGAAGGCGGACGGGAATCAGCGAGGAGCGAAAAGTTTCGTCTCGGAGGCGTTCGTCTTGAGATAGGTGACTCCGTTCTGGAGAGTGCCTCACTTCAAGTTCGATTGTCTTTGCCGCTGTCTGATGCAACAGCCATCAACATCGGCGATGTTGTTGCGTGCAAGGTAAGAATTGTCCCTATACATCTTGGGCAGGGGCGTTCGGTTCGGGAGGTAACTTGGTCACTTCGTGATCGACTTTGGGCGGACGCAAGAGTTGCCGATAGGTCAACTCTAATAGTAATAAAGGGAAGCCGTGGGATAAGTTACTACGTTGAGCGAACTCGCGCGGCGATTCTCTCAGTCTTTTCAAGAAGTCTCTCCGCCGATGCGTCGGCGGTGGCAGGTGCACTCTTGCTCGGATCCCGGGACGCTTTCTCGCCCGGTTTTCGATTGAATCTTCAGACTACGGGCCTTGCCCATCTGTTTGCGCTCAGTGGTCTGAATACTGGTTTGTTGGTTTCGCTGTGTTGGCTTGCGCTTGCTACATTCCAAGTACCGCGAAACGCGCGATATGCAGTGCTAATCCTCTTACTTGTCGCCTATACGTTGCTTGGTTTAGGCGTACCGTCCCTCTTTAGATCCGCTCTGATGGCGTTTCTATTCATTGTAGGAAGAATGCTTACCCGTGCCAGTCATCCGGCTAATCTTCTGCTCTTTGCTTTTGCGATAGAACTCTTTTTTTGGCCTTTGCATTTGCTGGACGCGGGTTTCATCCTGAGCTACTTGTCAATGTCCGGCATTCTGGCAGCCTATGTCGGGCTTTCGAAACCGGTTCAGAGTCTTCTGGACGCAGGTACGGTGAACATGAGCCGGCGAATCTCCGAAATTCTGACAGGAACCCTCGGTGCCCAACTGTCAACCGCTCCGGTCGTTGCACTTCTTTTTGGCCGTGCCCCCGCACTCGCAGTTCTTGCAAACATCGTGTCAATTCCACTGTTCTCATTATTGATCGTGCTGATACTTCTTTTTTTGGCTGCTTCCACTATTGCAGAGGTCGCTGCATATCCTTTCGCACAGGTAATAGACTTGATTGCCAAGGGATTTGCAGTCGGTACATCAGCTGTTGCGAGTCTTCCGATGGCGAGTATCACTTCCGGCAACGGTTGGAGTATTCTCACAATCGGTGTGCTCACTCAGGCAATTGGCATCGCACAATTGTGGCGAGGCAGAGTGAAACAAGGTTTAATGCTCAGTCTTGTTTGCTTGAACGCTATCGTTTGGAGTAGTTTCATAGACCAAGATACAAAGGGCGAAGTAGCTTGGATTGGGAGTGGGCGATGCTCTGCATGTTTTGTAAGACTCGGTGAATCCTGTGGGTTAATTGGCTTCGGGGCGGCATGGGACGCAGAAAGGACGGCATATGCCGTGCATGAAAGACTGTTGCAAAGCGGGTACAAATCTTTAGACTTTGCTGTTGCCCTAAACAGAAGTTCCGAGCACATTGGAGGTGCGCCTGAGGTTCTGAGCTTGCTTCGGCCCGCATTAGTTCTTGATTACTCAAGCGAAAGACGTACCGATGCGTCAAACATATTTGATGCTGCCATCAGATTGCATACCATACGTGTAATCGAGCCAGAAGTCGGAGAAGAATTTGACTTTGACGGTACCACGTTTGCTACGCTGATGAGATCGTATGAAGAAACGAGAGAGTCTGCCGCTTTCTTGTTTGCATTATCGGATGACGTAGTTGTGGGGTATACGCACCAGATCCCTGGCACCGAAGGAGATCTCCGCGAGTGGACTATGAACCGGAGCCGCGTGTTGGACATCGATTTCTCGGATTGTGAGATTTCAAGCAGAAGTCTGCACGAGTCTGCCTCCGATCGGAAGCCTAACAAGGGACGCGACCATTGGATCTTAAATGAAGGTGGCTGGAGGCGTGAGGAGTCGCTTGGTGAGATGCTTGTTAAGCTGTGGTCAATCCCGGAGCCGATTAATGTCCAAACATAG
- a CDS encoding phosphatidate cytidylyltransferase, giving the protein MSNLKIRLISAAIGIPLLLYSAATGGVWLLVVIIGIQCLLLSEWRIFAAAMNVRLGVQYLAVILLGVDLLVMKHGNPVILGATITALYVWILTSVFSRARAPLIQLGLGALFLVYAAAPLSMWILIHEISSPLRHGPLGALGILFVATWICDSSAYFTGRSFGRNKLFPEASPNKTVEGAVGGLLAAALLLPCLYLLGLAEPDPLDYLILPVLVGVAGQMGDLIESLMKREVQIKDVSNLIPGHGGFLDRFDSLLLSTPLYLVFLYATKL; this is encoded by the coding sequence GTGTCCAATCTCAAAATCAGATTAATCTCGGCTGCGATTGGAATTCCACTGCTCCTTTATTCGGCAGCGACTGGAGGAGTATGGTTGTTAGTAGTCATTATTGGGATCCAGTGCTTGCTTCTGAGCGAGTGGAGGATCTTCGCTGCTGCGATGAACGTGCGGCTTGGAGTGCAATACCTGGCCGTGATTCTACTGGGAGTTGACTTACTTGTGATGAAACACGGCAATCCGGTCATTCTTGGTGCCACCATCACAGCACTTTACGTCTGGATCCTTACTTCCGTGTTCAGTCGAGCGCGCGCTCCACTCATCCAGCTTGGTCTGGGCGCATTGTTCTTGGTCTATGCCGCGGCTCCATTATCGATGTGGATCCTGATTCATGAGATTTCGAGCCCGCTTCGGCATGGTCCATTAGGTGCACTTGGAATTCTGTTTGTTGCGACGTGGATTTGTGACTCATCTGCTTACTTTACTGGGCGGTCGTTTGGAAGAAACAAGTTGTTTCCGGAGGCTAGCCCAAACAAGACTGTCGAGGGTGCGGTCGGCGGTTTGCTTGCTGCCGCGCTTCTCTTGCCGTGTTTGTACTTGTTGGGCCTTGCGGAACCAGATCCACTTGATTACCTCATACTACCGGTATTAGTTGGAGTAGCCGGCCAGATGGGTGACTTGATCGAGTCCCTGATGAAGCGAGAAGTGCAAATCAAGGATGTTTCAAACCTGATTCCGGGTCACGGCGGATTCCTCGACCGCTTTGATTCGCTGCTGTTGTCCACACCACTCTATCTCGTATTTCTTTACGCCACCAAACTGTGA